In Halobacterium sp. CBA1132, a genomic segment contains:
- the pglZ gene encoding BREX-5 system phosphatase PglZ, with protein sequence MQAKQTLPDAAKDTIRSEFDRAESSDPIVLWWDDGNYLEDIIEQACNELGVHLKVAEETPLELRSDPADGEQVWYVPHVKEPEDAEGDYDWFRDVEHTGGEVEMSIEDLTVHAFERGQLDAWELKTATQADDPAKRREIARILHDQLTGGQLPTLEQLRTQIVTGGYTDPVAFVLENGWGDIDDSPDTIEQMQDLLTSEGVDAVASEDEPVGIVAATRRWAVAEWLIHAGADAERFPREFRAETAGDHDLPEIKSLLNNTTSASLLADRYLGEAIWPDVVADVDDPWELADCIVDAALERRLWEEWHASFDAGDYETCLERAEERHDALLGSEDFRGTYRGAYGPDSPWTRTWEQAAEIARLAHQLETWDENATDDVVSLYADPDDGTWQIDNAVLNLVVAGEPETDLPDDHPATAALDDLRTQLQSEYVEYLEDLGDLVTDTVEAGAPFVDEDHSYQFFTKESDGLESGQTIALFVIDALRLDLARRLADELRDYVSTLPSDAPEFAIDEDVWLGTLPSETEFGKAALTPGEIQMFDVSLVDGELQPLRNNRRVTTNRRESLLGSDGWTVTREEEDDGWQSTRVAYFKNDIDDIGEKELSDLEAMLARRVDSLAEFIGTKLKQGEWDQAYVLTDHGFVLLPDNASPEKISRPTEASDSGRRWIAGEDVDEDSPGVLLDSSSRLGYLDANVSVLASPLKRFRKQGLGDARFYHGGLLPQEFVLDFISITQG encoded by the coding sequence ATGCAAGCTAAACAGACCCTCCCCGACGCCGCGAAAGATACCATCCGTAGCGAGTTTGACCGAGCCGAGTCGTCCGACCCGATCGTTCTCTGGTGGGACGACGGGAACTACCTCGAGGACATCATCGAGCAGGCCTGTAACGAACTCGGCGTTCACCTGAAGGTCGCCGAGGAGACGCCGCTGGAACTTCGTTCCGATCCAGCCGACGGCGAGCAGGTCTGGTACGTCCCACACGTCAAGGAACCCGAAGACGCCGAGGGCGACTACGACTGGTTCCGCGACGTCGAGCACACGGGTGGCGAGGTGGAGATGAGCATCGAAGACCTCACCGTCCACGCGTTCGAGCGCGGGCAACTCGATGCGTGGGAGCTGAAAACCGCGACGCAGGCGGATGATCCCGCAAAGCGCCGCGAGATCGCGCGGATCCTCCACGACCAGCTCACCGGCGGACAGCTCCCGACGCTCGAACAGCTCCGCACGCAGATCGTCACCGGCGGCTACACCGATCCCGTCGCGTTCGTGCTGGAAAACGGCTGGGGAGACATCGACGACAGCCCCGACACTATCGAGCAGATGCAGGACTTGCTGACCAGCGAGGGCGTCGACGCGGTCGCCAGCGAGGACGAACCCGTAGGGATCGTCGCGGCGACGCGTCGATGGGCCGTCGCCGAGTGGCTGATCCACGCCGGCGCCGACGCCGAACGCTTCCCGAGGGAGTTCCGCGCCGAGACGGCTGGCGATCACGACCTCCCCGAGATCAAGTCGCTTCTAAACAACACCACCTCGGCCAGCCTCCTTGCCGACCGTTACCTCGGCGAGGCGATCTGGCCCGACGTCGTCGCGGACGTCGACGACCCGTGGGAACTCGCGGACTGTATCGTCGACGCCGCGCTCGAACGTCGCCTCTGGGAGGAGTGGCACGCGTCCTTCGACGCTGGCGATTACGAGACGTGTCTCGAGCGCGCCGAGGAGCGGCACGACGCTCTGCTCGGGAGCGAGGACTTCCGCGGCACCTACCGCGGAGCCTACGGCCCGGACAGCCCGTGGACGCGGACGTGGGAGCAGGCCGCAGAGATCGCTCGCCTCGCGCACCAGCTCGAAACGTGGGACGAGAACGCCACCGACGACGTCGTCTCGCTGTACGCCGACCCGGACGACGGCACATGGCAGATCGACAACGCGGTGCTCAACCTCGTCGTCGCCGGAGAGCCCGAGACCGACCTTCCCGACGATCATCCCGCGACCGCTGCGCTTGATGACCTCCGGACGCAGCTCCAGTCAGAATACGTCGAGTACCTCGAAGACCTCGGCGACCTCGTCACCGATACCGTCGAAGCTGGCGCTCCGTTCGTCGACGAGGATCACTCCTACCAGTTCTTCACGAAGGAATCAGACGGCCTCGAAAGCGGCCAGACTATTGCGCTGTTCGTCATCGACGCCCTTCGGCTTGACCTCGCTCGTCGCCTCGCGGACGAATTGCGTGACTACGTGTCGACGCTCCCGTCCGATGCTCCCGAGTTCGCCATCGACGAAGATGTCTGGCTCGGAACGCTTCCCTCGGAGACCGAGTTCGGGAAGGCTGCACTCACGCCGGGAGAGATCCAGATGTTCGACGTCTCGCTGGTCGATGGCGAGTTACAGCCGCTGCGAAACAACCGTCGGGTGACGACCAACCGCCGCGAGTCGCTGTTGGGCAGCGACGGCTGGACAGTCACTCGCGAGGAGGAGGACGACGGCTGGCAGTCGACGCGTGTCGCCTACTTCAAGAACGACATCGACGACATCGGCGAGAAGGAACTCAGCGACCTCGAGGCGATGCTGGCGCGACGCGTCGACTCGCTCGCGGAGTTCATCGGCACGAAACTCAAACAGGGCGAGTGGGATCAGGCCTACGTGCTGACCGACCACGGGTTCGTCCTGCTCCCGGACAACGCGTCGCCGGAGAAGATCTCGCGGCCGACGGAAGCCTCCGACTCCGGGCGCCGATGGATCGCCGGGGAGGATGTGGACGAGGATTCGCCCGGCGTGCTACTTGACTCCAGTTCCCGACTGGGGTACCTCGACGCCAACGTCAGCGTCCTTGCGAGCCCACTCAAAAGGTTCAGAAAGCAAGGCCTCGGTGACGCGCGGTTTTACCACGGCGGACTTCTACCACAGGAGTTCGTGCTTGACTTTATCAGCATCACGCAGGGCTAA